In Nostoc edaphicum CCNP1411, the sequence TTGGCTGGAGTTTTAGATTCTTCTTCAATAGCAGCAATTCCGCCAAACATAAATAGAGTAATTGAATTAACTCTAATGCCTTGCGATCGGGCTACTAAGCTATGACCCAACTCATGTAACAATACTGAACCAAATAGCAGCAGTGCCATAACTATTCCAGCACTCCAAGCTATAAGATTCCCCCATTCCTGATAAGCTACCCCAAAATTGAGGGTTGCCAACCCTAAAATCACAAACCATAATGGGTCTAAAAATAGGGGAATTCCAAATAAAGACCCAATTCTCCAATTTGTTTGCATTACATTGTCCTAAAACTAAATATGCCAGTAGTTTTTATACTGGAATACTACGCATACTTGTATACAAATTTATTATTAAGCATCAATTCGGTAGTGCCGAGTGACGCAATGCTCTTACTTTCTAGAATAGACAATTAATGGCTTTTAGTTGTGGGCATTGGGCATTGGGAAGAGGCAGAGGGGTAGGGAGTAGGGAGCAGAGGGGAAAGAGAGGTAATTTTAATTTTTTATTCTCTCCCTTGCCGACTGCTCCCTGCTCCCTTGCTTCTTCCCTACTCCCCACTCCCTCTGCCCAAAATTGTTTTAAGAGTGTTTGTATTGACCGCGGCGTTACAAGTAACGCCGCGGTCATCAAAAACTATAGACGACCGATGTTAGTCAGTCCTAAAACGATGCCAATGCCGATAATATGACCAAAAGCCATCGCACCAACGAATGTTGGAATACTAATTGGCAAGATAGGGAACTTGGGGCCAACTAGGGGTTTTTCAATCCTAGTACTTAGTAAAACCATTACTAAGCTACTAACACTGATGATGATTGCTACTGTAGGATTCCACACAGGTGTTGCGGGAACAGATGCAGCTACTGCTAGAAAAATAGAGGAAATCAAGCTTTTGTCTCCTAAAGGGAAAAGTTAATCGTAGACCAACAAGATTATAAAATTACAAGGCCCAAAAGTTTTTTAGATAGTTTAGACTTTTCAAGTGATTATTTAAATTTGTCAGATATTCATGCGCGTTAAGATTTGCGGCATTACTCAACCAGAGCAGTCTATAGCGATCGCCTCTCTTGGCGCAACGGCACTAGGATTTATTTGTGTACCAACTTCACCTCGCTACGTTACCACGTTGCAAATTCGGGCAGCAGTGGCAGAACTCCCGGCAAATATTGACACAATTGGTGTTTTTGCTAACGCCAGCATCCCCGAAATCAATCAGATAGTTGTTGATTCTGGGTTGACAGGCGTCCAGTTACACGGAGATGAATCACCAGATTTTTGCTACCATTTGCGTCAATCTTTACCCAAGGTCGAAATTATCAAAGCACTGAGAATTCAGAGTCTTGAGCATCTTGACACAACTACTGATTACACAAAATATGTGGATACTTTGCTACTTGACGCCTATCATTCGCAACAGCTGGGTGGTACAGGTAAAACTTTAGATTGGACGATGCTAGAACAATTTAGCCCTAGTTGTCCTTGGTTTTTAGCAGGAGGACTAACAGCCGATAATATTGTGGAAGCCCTAAGTCAGGTTAATCCTAGCGGCATTGATTTATCTAGTGGTGTGGAACGAACACCTGGAGATAAGGATTTAGATAAAGTAGCCAAACTATTTCAGAGCCTAGAAAACATTGAGTTACTTAGACGTTAGGAGTTAGGAGTTAATTTACAACTCCTAACTCCTAACTCAGCACTCAGCACTCAGCACTCAAAAAAATGCTG encodes:
- a CDS encoding phosphoribosylanthranilate isomerase — encoded protein: MRVKICGITQPEQSIAIASLGATALGFICVPTSPRYVTTLQIRAAVAELPANIDTIGVFANASIPEINQIVVDSGLTGVQLHGDESPDFCYHLRQSLPKVEIIKALRIQSLEHLDTTTDYTKYVDTLLLDAYHSQQLGGTGKTLDWTMLEQFSPSCPWFLAGGLTADNIVEALSQVNPSGIDLSSGVERTPGDKDLDKVAKLFQSLENIELLRR
- the psaK gene encoding photosystem I reaction center subunit PsaK gives rise to the protein MISSIFLAVAASVPATPVWNPTVAIIISVSSLVMVLLSTRIEKPLVGPKFPILPISIPTFVGAMAFGHIIGIGIVLGLTNIGRL